The bacterium nucleotide sequence CTTTTGTACACGGAATTTACCAGCAGCGAGGCGCTCATTCGGGATGCAGCCAAAGCGCTCAGAAAAATCTCTGTTGCGGAGGAGGAGCGGCCGGTTGCGATACAACTTTTTGGAGGTGTGGAAACATCCATGGAAGGCGCTGCGGCGGTTGCAGAGAAAATGCGTCCGGATTTTATCGACATCAACTGCGGATGCTGGGTGAAGGACGTCGCGATGCGCGGAGCCGGGTCGGGTCTTTTGCGAGACCTGCCTCGTTTTGAAGCTATTGTTCGATCCACCATACGCGGTACATCGCTGCCCGTAACCGTAAAAACCAGACTGGGTTGGGATAGAAGTACTGTCAATATTCTGGACGTTGCAAAAATGATAGAAGATGCCGGCGCCAAGGCGTTAACGGTACATTGTCGTACAAGGGACATGGCGCACGACGGCGACGCCGATTGGTCCTGGTTGGAAAAAATTAAGAACGTCATATCCATTCCCTTGATCGGAAACGGGGATGTGCGCACACCGGAGGATGCAAAAAGAATGTTCGACACCGGCTGTGACGGAGTTATGATCGGTCGCGCGGCTATTGCTAATCCGTGGATATTCAGAGAAGCGCGTCATTTTCTTGAAACGGGAGATATTTTATCGCCGCCTTCGCCGGAGGAACGCCTCCACGTTTGCAGTGAACACCTTGAGCTGTCTATAAAATATAAAGGTGAAAAGTACGGCGTATTAGAGTTTCGAAAATACTACGGCGGTTATCTGAAAGGACTTCCAAACATTTCAAAATTACGCGCGGAATTAATGACCTACAAGGAGCGTGCGCCCATCGTGGAGCGCCTCGCGCGTTACGGCGAAGAAATTCGTCAATGGGAAGCATCACCCGATTACCAATACGATTTACCGAAATTAGGCGGACTGGTTGGAACGCGAAGCGCAATCGGATTGAAAGCGCAAAAAAGTGCACAAACAATTGAATAATGCGTTGTAACGACTCTAGGGTAAATAAACAAAGCTATTACTCCCGCAAATTTCGCAGATTCACGCAGAAATTTTTATTCGCATAGATCAGCGGAAAAACTATGATAACTTGGTAATTAAAATCACATCACATGCCGTCACAAGTCATTATTGAAAATTTTGAAAGCGAGATTCTGAAAAATAATCCGCTCGGTGATCCATTCGTACGGAAACTGGCGGTCTATCTTCCACCGGGTTATCAAGAAGAGTCGAGCCGTCGATATCCTGTGATCTATATGCTGAGCGGTTTTATGGGATTTGGTACTATGTTTCTCTCCCCTCAGGCATGGGGCTATGCGATCGATGAGCGATGCGATAAACTCATTGCGGAAGGCCGTATGGAAAAATGTATACTCGTCATGCCGGATTGTTTTACGCAGTGGGGCGGCTCGCAGTATATGAATTCCACTGCGATGGGAAATTATGAAGATTATCTGCTGAAGGAAATCGTGCCTTTCGTTGACGGTAAATACAGGACGATGGCGTCATCGGGCCATCGCGCCGCTATGGGTAAATCCAGCGGCGGTTACGCAGCGCTGATGCTGGCGATGCGTTACCCTGATATTTTTTCGGCTTTTTTCTGCAGTTCGGGCGACATGTATTTTGAATACGGATATAAAGGGGATTTTCCAAAATGTTACAATACGATTCGTAAAGCGGGCAGTCTTGAAAACTTTTTTGAAAAATTTTTCGATGCGCCTAAAAAAACAGGCGATATGATAACAGCAATCAATATTATCGCCATGGCCGCGGCTTATTCACCCAATCCGAAATCGAAAACCTACGGTTTCGATCTCCCTTTTGATATGGAAACAGGCGAAATACGCGGGGATATATGGAAAAAATGGCTGGCTTGCGACCCGGTGCATCTAATCGATGAAAAAACGTTTCAAACTAACCTAAAAAAACTCAAAGGCGTATTCCTGGAATGCGGCTCGCGTGACGAATACCATTTACATATCGGCGCGAGGATATTCACTAAAAAAATAAAAGAATACGGCATCGCACATTGGTATGAGGAATTTGACGACGGCCACATGGGGACGAATTACCGATATGATGTATCGTTGTCAAAAATAAGCGGAGTCATATCCAAGTGAAAAAAATTAAGCATCGGTTATTTTTAAGCGCAGCAATAGCGGTCATATTCGCCGGTATAGGACACGGACAACATGAAGTAATTAACATCGACGTTACGCTCATTCATGAGACCGATATAATTCAGGACAGTAACGGATGGGCCGCTTATTCAATTCTGGAATCGTTTGAAAACACGCTGGCGTCATTGGGTTATTCGCCGCACATTTTCGTTCAGCCAATCAAAAACATCAAATTGGAACAGCAGAAGTTCGATGAAGTATTGAAGAAAGAATTTTCGCCCGCACAATACGTCATAAAGATTATCAGCCGGTCGGAAAAAAATAAGATAGAGTATACGGTTGATGCCGCGGCGATTGCGCCAAAAAAATATCTTTTGAAGAAATCGGTTTATAATGCCCAGATATCCGATCAGTTATTTTCCGTTCATGAAAAAATAATTACTGATTTTTTGAAATCAATGAACCCGGCGGACAAAGAAAATAATAAAAAGGCATTACAGCAAATTCAAATCACAAAAAACATCAAAGCGTATCAATATTATTTGACCGGGAAAGTTCTGCAAACCGCCGCTCCAACAGACGAGAGGCTCAACCGCGTAAGTGAATGGTATCAAAAAGCAGCCGAAGAAGACGCGGGTTTTGTTCTTGCCTATGCGGCGCAGG carries:
- the dusB gene encoding tRNA dihydrouridine synthase DusB, whose protein sequence is MQIGHIEIEKPLALAPMEDVTDISFRVICKKLGADLLYTEFTSSEALIRDAAKALRKISVAEEERPVAIQLFGGVETSMEGAAAVAEKMRPDFIDINCGCWVKDVAMRGAGSGLLRDLPRFEAIVRSTIRGTSLPVTVKTRLGWDRSTVNILDVAKMIEDAGAKALTVHCRTRDMAHDGDADWSWLEKIKNVISIPLIGNGDVRTPEDAKRMFDTGCDGVMIGRAAIANPWIFREARHFLETGDILSPPSPEERLHVCSEHLELSIKYKGEKYGVLEFRKYYGGYLKGLPNISKLRAELMTYKERAPIVERLARYGEEIRQWEASPDYQYDLPKLGGLVGTRSAIGLKAQKSAQTIE
- a CDS encoding esterase family protein, whose translation is MPSQVIIENFESEILKNNPLGDPFVRKLAVYLPPGYQEESSRRYPVIYMLSGFMGFGTMFLSPQAWGYAIDERCDKLIAEGRMEKCILVMPDCFTQWGGSQYMNSTAMGNYEDYLLKEIVPFVDGKYRTMASSGHRAAMGKSSGGYAALMLAMRYPDIFSAFFCSSGDMYFEYGYKGDFPKCYNTIRKAGSLENFFEKFFDAPKKTGDMITAINIIAMAAAYSPNPKSKTYGFDLPFDMETGEIRGDIWKKWLACDPVHLIDEKTFQTNLKKLKGVFLECGSRDEYHLHIGARIFTKKIKEYGIAHWYEEFDDGHMGTNYRYDVSLSKISGVISK